The region GAACCGAGCATGGACTTGCGGCCTTCACACAAGAGGCGTTGCAATTGCCTGCCGCAGCGCCTGCTGCACGAGAAGCACCATGTAGATGAACCGTGCGCGCGCAGGGCGCGACCGATACTGTGAAGAAAATCTGCGTGTTCGGCGCCGGTGCAATCGGCGGCCATTTGGCCGCCAAGCTTGCCCGCGCGGGGCTTGACGTCTCCGTCGTCGCTCGCGGTGCGCACCTCCAGGCCATTCGCGAGAAGGGCCTGCGGTTCACCTCCGACACGGAAGATTTCGTCACCCATCCGAACGCAACGTCGGACACTCGGGAACTCGGTCCGCAGGACTTGGTCATCACGACGCTCAAAGCTCACGCGCTTCCGGGCGCCGCAGAGCAGATGGCGCCGCTGCTTGGCCGGGGTACGCCCGTGGTCTTCGCGGTGAACGGCATACCTTGGTGGTACCCCTACCGTGGCGAGCAACCGGCGCTCGGGCCGGTTGCCTCGCGGCTGGACCCACAGGGAGCACTCTGGAAGACGCTGGGCGCCAATCGCGCGATTGGGTGCGTCATCAGTTCTCCTAACGAGGTCATTGCACCGGGGGTCGTGCACAACAACCGGCCCCACAACAGCTTCATTGTCGGGGAGCCGACTGGCCAGATGACGGAACGGCTCACGGCATTGGTGACTGCGCTTCAGCCCGCGCTGCCCGGCGTTGCCGCCACCACAGACATTCGCACGGCCATGTGGAACAAGTTGATCCTCAACCTCGCAGGCTCCCCCCTTTCCTGCCTAGTGGACGCTCCCTGGATCGAATTCACCGGCAATCCGGGGATGGTCCGAATCTTCACGGCACTGGTCAATGAAGCAACGAGGGTTGCGGCGGCACATGGCGTCGCGGTGACGACGACTGCAGAGCAGTTGCTCGCCCTGATGCAGCAAGTGCGGCACGTGCCTTCCATGCTGGCCGACTTGCGCGCGAAGCGTCCCCTGGAGACGGACGCGATCCTTGGCGCCGTGCAGGACTTGGCGCGTGCAGCGGGGATCGATACGCCAACGCTGGACATCATCGCGGCGCTCCTCGAGCAGCGCGCCCGCTCTCTCAACACCAATCCCCAGGCAGCAACCTCATGAACGCCCTCCAGACCCCTGTTACGTTGGTGGATCCCAGCGGCCTCTCGGCACGCGGAATGGTCGCGCCCGGTGACGTGCAAGCAACGCCGGTTCGCCAGCGGGTTTCCGAGGCCGAATGGAAGCTGCGCGTCGACCTGGCGGCCTGCTACCGACTCATGGACATGTTCGGGATGACGGACATGATCTACAACCATATTTCCGCGCGACTGGCTGACGAGCCGGAGCACTTGCTGATCAATGCGTATGGGTTGCATTACAGCGAGATTACTGCCTCCAACCTTCACAAGATCAACCACGACGGCGAGATCGTGGAACGTGGCGACACGCACTACGGGATCAATCACGCGGGCTTCGTCATTCATGGTGCGATTCATGCGTCGCGGCGCGACGTTCAGTGCGTGATCCACACCCACACGCGCGCAGGCATCGCCGTATCAGCGATGGAGGAGGGGCTACTCCCACTGTCGCTGCATGCCATCCGCTTCACCGGCAATGTCGGCTATCACGATTGCGAGGGCACCGTCGTCGACCTCTCCGAGAGAGAGCGGATCGTCCGCGATCTTGGCGCGAAGGACTTGCTCGTGCTGCGCA is a window of Caenimonas aquaedulcis DNA encoding:
- a CDS encoding class II aldolase/adducin family protein encodes the protein MNALQTPVTLVDPSGLSARGMVAPGDVQATPVRQRVSEAEWKLRVDLAACYRLMDMFGMTDMIYNHISARLADEPEHLLINAYGLHYSEITASNLHKINHDGEIVERGDTHYGINHAGFVIHGAIHASRRDVQCVIHTHTRAGIAVSAMEEGLLPLSLHAIRFTGNVGYHDCEGTVVDLSERERIVRDLGAKDLLVLRNHGLLTCGASIPETFNTMYMLEQACRVQVDVMAAGAQVRLASQDAQAATAHLFKPSVRRPYGVMEWEALTRLLDRQDPSYRS
- a CDS encoding ketopantoate reductase family protein, translated to MRAQGATDTVKKICVFGAGAIGGHLAAKLARAGLDVSVVARGAHLQAIREKGLRFTSDTEDFVTHPNATSDTRELGPQDLVITTLKAHALPGAAEQMAPLLGRGTPVVFAVNGIPWWYPYRGEQPALGPVASRLDPQGALWKTLGANRAIGCVISSPNEVIAPGVVHNNRPHNSFIVGEPTGQMTERLTALVTALQPALPGVAATTDIRTAMWNKLILNLAGSPLSCLVDAPWIEFTGNPGMVRIFTALVNEATRVAAAHGVAVTTTAEQLLALMQQVRHVPSMLADLRAKRPLETDAILGAVQDLARAAGIDTPTLDIIAALLEQRARSLNTNPQAATS